One stretch of Pelmatolapia mariae isolate MD_Pm_ZW linkage group LG3_W, Pm_UMD_F_2, whole genome shotgun sequence DNA includes these proteins:
- the mta2 gene encoding metastasis-associated protein MTA2 — translation MAANMYRVGDYVYFENSSSNPYLIRRIEELNKTANGNVEAKVVCLFRRRDISGNLNTLADSNAREFEEESKQPQLSEQQKHQLKHRELFLSRQFESLPATHIRGKCNVTLLNETDVLAGYLEKEDCFFYSLVFDPVQKTLLADQGEIRVGSKYQAEIPDKLAEGESDTRVQEKLETKVWDPNNQLKDPQIDQFLVVARAVGTFARALDCSSSIRQPSLHMSAAAASRDITLFHAMDTLQKNNYDLAKAMSTLVPQGGPVLCRDEMEEWSASEAMLFEEALEKYGKDFNDIRQDFLPWKSLASVVQFYYMWKTTDRYIQQKRLKAAEADSKLKQVYIPTYTKPNPNQIMVPSSKPGMNGAAGFQKGLSCESCHTAQSPQWYAWGPPNMQCRLCASCWIYWKKYGGLKTPTQLEGAARAGSESGPRGHMTRQEVQGMSPFTRNEGRAKLLAKNRQTFILQTTKLTRIARRVCEDILQPRRAARRPYASINANAVKAECMIRLPKATKTPLKSKLVPRQSLATIVKDLAISAPLKLKATRGPPTPINRNQANQPRVGQSLLGKRSFESAAGVPYPANGRPYTSGMRTTSQSVIKRQKVSQGEAPNPVVFVATKDTRALRKHLTQSEMRRAARKPHLLVRIKLPPPPRSLAMPLLPSNTSEPIVLED, via the exons GAGAGTTTGAGGAGGAGTCAAAGCAGCCACAACTGTCTGAACAGCAGAAACACCAGCTCAAACACAGAGAACTCTTCCTGTCTCGACAGTTTGAATCTCTACCTGCCACTCACATACG GGGAAAATGTAACGTGACCCTTCTCAACGAAACAGATGTCTTAGCCGGGTACCTGGAGAAAGAG GACTGTTTCTTCTACTCACTCGTATTCGACCCTGTCCAGAAGACCCTGCTAGCAGATCAAGGCGAGATTCGGGTGGGCTCCAAATACCAGGCAGAGATTCCTGATAAGCTAGCTGAGG GTGAATCGGACACCCGGGTCCAAGAGAAGCTGGAGACCAAGGTGTGGGATCCCAACAACCAGCTCAAAGATCCTCAGATCGACCAGTTCCTGGTGGTAGCGAG ggcTGTGGGTACGTTTGCTCGGGCCCTGGACTGCAGCAGCTCCATCCGCCAGCCCAGCCTCCACATGAGTGCAGCTGCAGCATCCAGAGACATCACACTG TTCCATGCTATGGACACACTGCAGAAGAACAACTATGACCTGGCCAAAGCCATGTCCACCTTGGTTCCTCAGGGAGGTCCGGTGCTCTGCCGCGATGAGATGGAGGAGTGGAGCGCCTCTGAGGCCATGCTGTTTGAGGAGGCGCTGGAGAAATACGGCAAAGACTTCAATGACATCCGCCAGGACTTT CTGCCCTGGAAATCCCTAGCTAGTGTGGTCCAGTTCTACTACATGTGGAAGACTACTGACCGTTACATCCAGCAG aaacgactgaaagcagcagaagcagACAGCAAGCTGAAGCAGGTGTACATCCCTACCTA TACCAAACCCAACCCCAACCAGATCATGGTGCCCAGCAGCAAGCCTGGGATGAACGGAGCGGCGGGCTTTCAGAAAGGACTCAGCTGTGAGAGCTGCCACA CGGCTCAGTCTCCTCAGTGGTACGCCTGGGGTCCCCCAAACATGCAGTGCAGACTGTGCGCCTCCTGTTGGATTTACTGGAAGAAGTACGGAGGTCTGAAGACTCCCACACAGCTTGAAGGTGCTGCTAGAGCTGGCTCT GAGTCAGGCCCTCGTGGTCACATGACACGCCAGGAGGTACAGGGAATGTCACCGTTCACCCGCAACGAGGGTCGAGCCAAGCTGCTGGCCAAGAACCGCCAGACGTTCATCCTGCAGACCACCAAGCTCACCCGCATTGCTCGGCGGGTGTGCGAAGACATTCTGCAGCCTCGACGTGCTGCTCGACGTCCCTACGCCTCCATCAACGCCAATGCTGTCAAGGCTGAGT GTATGATCAGGCTGCCCAAAGCCACAAAAACTCCTCTGAAGAGCAAGCTGGTGCCTCGACAGTCACTAGCCACCATAGTGAAGGATTTGG CCATCTCTGCTCCTCTGAAACTGAAGGCAACCAGAGGACCCCCGACACCCATCAACAGGAACCAGGCCAACCAGCCTCGAGTGGGCCAGAGCCTGCTGGGCAAGAGAAGCTTTGAAAGC GCTGCAGGAGTGCCATACCCAGCCAATGGGAGGCCATATACTTCAGGTATGAGAACCACCTCTCAGTCTGTCATCAAGCGGCAGAAAGTGAGCCAGGGAGAAGCTCCCAACCCTGTGGTGTTTGTTGCCACAAAGGACACCAG GGCTTTGAGGAAACATCTCACCCAGTCTGAGATGCGCCGGGCAGCAAGGAAACCTCACCTCCTGGTCCGGATCAAACTGCCACCGCCGCCACGCTCCCTAGCCATGCCCCTCCTCCCCTCCAACACCAGCGAGCCCATCGTCCTGGAGGACTGA